The stretch of DNA CGCCGAAAAATAGCGTGACATGATCCCGGTCGGCCAGCTTTTGTGCCGCGGCGACGGCGCCGTGGGCCGTGCCGCCGTCATCGCTTGAGATAACCCGCAGTTTGCGGCCCAGCACGCCGCCGTGCCGGTTGATTTCGTCTAGCGCCATCTGCCAGCCCTTGCGGTAGGGATCGAGAAGGTCGGGGCGCAGTTTGTAGCTATTGATATCGCCGATGAGGATGGGCGGCTGGGCCGGTTTCGCGGATTTGACCGCATTCGCGGCATGCCCGGCCTGGCGCGGCCCGGCCTGACGCGGCCCGGCCTGCCTCTCGGCGGCGCAGGTGGGCAGCGTGCAGAGTCCGGCCAGCAGGCAGGCGGCAAGGCGTGGGAGCAGGCTTGGAAATCCGGTCGGGCGTGGCATGGAGTCGGATCGCGGATGTGAAAAGGCCCTGCATGAGCAGGGCCTGACAATACTACGCGACGAATACTACGCGACGCCGCGCAGGTGCCTGGTTTTGGGCTGAATTACTTCAGCTTGGTTTCCTTGTACTCGACGTGCTTGCGCGCGACGGGGTCGTATTTCTTGAACAGCATTTTGTCGGGCGTATTGCGTTTGTTCTTGGTGGTGGTGTAGAAGTGGCCCGTGCCCGCGGTGGACTCGAGCTTGATCTTTTCACGGTTGCCTTTGGCGGCCATGTCGTGCTCCTGGAATATATGGGGTTAGGCTGGCGGGATCGAAAGCGCGCAGGCTTTCAGACCGCTTCGCCGCGAGCGCGCAGGTCGGCCAGGACGGCGTCGATGCCGTTCTTGTCGATCGTGCGGATGGCCTTGGTCGTCACGCGCAGGCGGACCCAGCGGTTTTCGCTTTCGACCCAGAACCGGCGCGATTGCAGGTTGGGGAGAAAGCGACGCTTGGTCTTGTTGTTAGCGTGTGAAACATTGTTGCCCACCATCGGGCCCTTGCCGGTAACTTGGCAAACGCGTGCCATGATGCACCTCTCGGTTGTTGTCGTTCCGAGGGTCGGGGCAGGGCAGGATGAAAAGGCGGTAAGCGCGCAGGCCGAACATGTGCGGCCGCTGCAATGCGCCGTTGGTTCGGGCCGTCTGGGCAAAAAGACCCAAAGATGGCAATGCGTGCTTATACCCCGCCGATTTGCCCAGGCCCCTTGTTCGGAAAGCCAGGTAATTCGGATTACGCGCCCGCAAAGCATAGCGAACCACGCAACAGGAAACTGCAATAAGATTTCGATTCTAGTATGAATCGCTATGGCTAGTCAAATATCTACCGGGAGGCCCGGATTGCGCCTGTGCCCTGGGCCGATCTTCGGGGGGATTCAGTCCAGCCTGGAGCGGCGGCCATTTCTGCGGTCCGGGAGCGGAAAATCCATTAAAATGGACAAGAACCCCGCGCTGACGGGGTTTTTATTTTTCGGCAGCAGCGCGATGCCGGTTTTCGCGCCGTGGTGGCAGGCAGTACGAGAGGAAATCATGGGTCAGGCGATCAGAAAGGTCGAATACGACCGGCCGCAAGGGGCCGCTTGCGGCGTTGGGCAAGCGTGGGCGCGGGTTCCCGATGTGACTTGCGGCGCGCAACGCGCCGCACTGAAGGAGCGCATCCGCGCGCTGCTCGAACGCGAGAGGGCGGTGCTCGTCGCGCACTATTACGTCGATCCCGAACTGCAGGAACTCGCTGACGAAACCGGCGGTTGCGTGGCTGACTCGCTCGAAATGGCGCGCTTCGGCCGCGATCACCCGGCGCACACGCTGGTGGTGGCGGGTGTGCGCTTCATGGGCGAGACCGCCAAGATACTGAGTCCGGGCAAGCGCATCCTCATGCCCGATCTGGACGCGACCTGTTCGCTCGACCTGGGTTGTCCGGCCGACGAATTCTCGGCGTTTTGCGACGAACACCCGGATCGCACCGTAGTCGTCTACGCGAATACGAGCGCAGCGGTGAAGGCGCGCGCCGACTGGATGGTGACGTCCTCGATTGGCCTGGAGATCGTTGCCGACCTGCATGCGAGGGGAGAGAAGATTCTCTGGGCGCCGGATCGGCACCTGGGCGGCTACATCCAGAAACAGACCGGCGCGGACATGCTGCTCTGGCAGGGGTCGTGCCTGGTGCACGACGAGTTCAAGGGTATCGAGCTCGATTTGCTGCGCGCCGAGTATCCCGATGCCAAGATTCTGGTACACCCTGAGTCGCCGGAAAGCGTGGTCGCTTTGGCCGACGTGGTCGGCTCGACGACGCAATTGATCGAAGCGGCTGTCCGGCTCGACGCGCAACGCTTTATCGTCGCGACCGACCTGGGTATTTTGCACAAGATGCGCCTGGCCGCGCCGGGCAAGACCTTTATTGAAGCGCCCACGGCGGGCAACAGCGCCACCTGCAAGAGCTGCGCGCACTGCCCGTGGATGGCCATGAACGGCCTCGCAAATCTTGCCGACGTGCTCGAGCGCGGCCATAACGAGATCCGCATGGACGCTTCGATCGGCGAGCGCGCCCGCCTGCCGATCGACCGTATGCTTGCGTTCGCGGCCGAGCGTAAGCGTCGCGTGCAGGCAAGCGGCGATCTCGCGCGCGACGGCGCGCTGTTCTCGCAAGTGGGGCCGGCCTGATGGGCGCGCTCGAATTGCTCGCGGCCGATGCCGTTTCCCCCGTCGTCGGCGAGGTGCGCGCGCAGTACGGCGCGGCCTTGGACGCGGCGATCGCCCGCAACGTGGCCGATGCCCTCGAGGAGGATGTCGGCTCGGGCGATCAGACAGGCCGTCTGGTTCCCGCCGGCCAGACGCGCGATGCGCGCATCGTCGTGCGCGAGGATGCCGTGCTGTGCGGCGTGCTCTGGTTCGATGCAGTGGCAAGGCGCGTGGACCCGCGCATCGAGGTGCGATGGGGCTATCGCGAAGGCGACCGGATGGCGGCGGGCACGGTTGTGTGCTCGTTGCGCGGTCCGGCGCGTGCGTTGCTGACCGCCGAGCGCAATGCCATGAATTTCCTGCAACTGCTGTCGGGCGTGGCGAGCGTGACGCGCCGCTACGTCGACCTGATCGCGCATACGGCCACCCGCATCCTGGACACGCGCAAGACGCTGCCGGGCCTGCGTCTTGCGCAGAAGTACGCGGTGCGCGTGGGCGGCGGCGCGAATCAGCGTTTGGCGCTCTACGATGGCATCCTGATCAAGGAAAACCACATTGCCGCGGCCGGCGGCGTCGGGCCTGCCTTGGACGCGGCGCTCGCGCTCGATGCGGGCGTACCGATCCAGATCGAGGTTGAAACGCTGGATCAGCTCGAAACGGCGCTTGCGCACGGCGCGAAGTCGGTGCTGCTGGACAACTTCTCTTTCGACATGATGCGCGACGCGGTCAAGTGCGCCGCAGGCCGTGCGGTGCTCGAAGTCTCGGGCGGGGTGAATTTCGAGACCGTGCGTACGATTGCGGAAACGGGCGTGGACCGGGTTTCCATCGGCGCGCTGACCAAAGACGTGCGCGCGACGGATTTTTCCATGCGTATCGTCTAAAAGCGCATCTGGCCGGGCGCAAGAACGGTCGGCAGGGCTTTGGGCAGGACATCCGGCCAGTCGCGGCTGTAGTGCAGGCCGCGGCTTTCGCGGCGCGAGCGCGCGCTTTGCACGATCAGCGTGGCGACATCCACGAGGTTGCGCAGTTCCAGCAGATCGCGGGTGATGCGGAAATTCGCGTAGTACTCGAGGATTTCGTCGTGCAGGAGCGCAAGGCGGTGCTGCGCCCGCTCCAGCCGCTTGTCGGTGCGCACGATGCCGACGTAGTTCCACATCAAGCGGCGCAGTTCGTCCCAGTTGTGCGCTACGACGACCTCTTCGTCAGAATCCGATACGCGGCTTTCATCCCAGTTGGGCAGCGGCGCCTGCACACCCGCGCCGGGACCTGCCGCTTCAATCGCCTCGGCGGCCGAACGACCGATCACGAGACACTCCAGCAGCGAGTTGCTCGCAAGCCGGTTGGCGCCGTGCAGGCCCGTGCAGGCAGTTTCGCCGACTGCATAGAGGCCTGCGAGGTCGGTTCGGCCGGCAAGGTCGGTGACGACACCGCCGCAGGTATAGTGCGCCGCGGGCACGACGGGAATCGGTTCTCGAGCGATATCGATGCCGAATTCGCGGCAGCGCGCAAGAATCGTCGGGAAGTGCTCTTGCAGGAATTGCGGCGGCTGGTGGCTGATGTCCAGGTGGACGCAGTCGATGCCGTGCTTCTTGATCTCGAAGTCGATCGCACGGGCAACAATGTCGCGCGGCGCGAGCTCGGCGCGTGCGTCGTGCGCGGGCATGAAGCGCGTGCCGTCGGGCAGGCGCAGGATGCCGCCTTCGCCGCGCACTGCCTCGGAAATCAGGAATGACTTGGCGTGCGGATGAAAGAGGCAGGTGGGATGGAACTGGATGAACTCCATGTTCGCCACGCGGCAGCCGGCGCGCCACGCCATGGCGATGCCGTCGCCTGTGGCGGTATCGGGGTTGGTCGTGTAGAGGTACACCTTGCCCGCGCCGCCCGTGGCGAGCACCGTGTGCGGCGCCTGGATCGTCACCGTGCGGTCGTTCTTCAGGTCGAGTGCATAAAGGCCGTGGCAGCGCCGCCCGGGCAGCCCGAGGCGGTCGGATGTGATGACATCGATCGCGTGATGGTCTTCGAGGATCGTGATGTTCGGGTGCGCACGCGCGCGAGCGAGCAGCGTTTGCAGCACCGCGTGGCCGGTGGCGTCGGCGGCGTGGATGATGCGGCGATGACTGTGGCCGCCCTCGCGCGTGAGGTGAAAGCCGAGCTCGGCGGCGGAGTCCTTGGTGAACGGAACGCCCTGGGCGATCAGCCATTCGATGGCCTGGCGGCCGTGCTCGACGATATGGCGCGTCGCCGCTTGGTCACACAGGCCGCCGCCCGCAACGAGTGTGTCATCGACGTGGCTTTCCACGCTGTCGGCCGAGTCCAGCACCGCAGCGATGCCGCCCTGGGCATAGTCGCTCGCGCCTTCGTCCATCGCGCGTTTGGCGACGACCGCCACGCGGTGCGTTTCGGCCAGGTTCAGCGCGACGCTCAGTCCCGCCAGGCCGCTGCCGACGATTGCCGCATCGAAATTCATGATTCTGCTTCTCCGTTTTTCTCAGGCGGTCGCGGCGTGGGCGGTCGCGCTGCCGCGAGCCATCCGGCCGAAGAGCCAGGACAGGCAGGCACAGGCGGCCATGACGGTGGTTAGCGGCAGGGCGCTGTCCGCCTGCCAGAGGCTGATGGCCGTGCTGGCCAGTGCGCTGCACGAGTATTGGATCGCGCCCAGCAGGGCTGAGGCCGCGCCCAGGCGGCGTCCCTGTTCGGACAGGGCCAGGGCGGCCGAGTTGGGGTTCACGAAACCGTTGCTGAACATATACACCGCGATGTAAGCCGTGGCCAGCCACAAGGTGATGGCGCCGGACAGAGCCATGGACAGACCCATCAAGGCGGCCAGGGACAGGGCGATCAAGGCGCGGCGCTGCAGCCGCAGTGAAGGGTGGCGGCGCAGCAGGAAGGCGCTTATCTGGGCCCCGACGATCAGCGCCATGGCATTGCCGCCGAAGAACAGGCCGTAGTATCGGGCCGGGACCCCGTAGACCTCGATGAACAGGTGCGGCGAACCCGCGATATAGGCGAACATTCCGGCCTGGCTCATGCCGCCGGTGAGGGTGTGCGCCATGAATCCGCGGTGCCCGAGCAGGCCGCGGTAGTTGGTGAAGATGGTGCGCCAATGCAGCGGCAGGGCTTTTTCGGACGGCAGAGATTCGCGCATGCGCAGGGCCACCATCACAAGCAGGACCAGCCCCACGCCAGCCATGGCCCAAAACAGGCTGCGCCAGCCCAATGCCACGAGCTGTCCCCCGGCCAGGGGGGCGAGCATGGGAGCCAGGCCCATGATCAGCATCATCAGCGACAAGGCGCGGGCGGCGTCCTGCGTCGCGTAATGGTCGCGCACCACGGCGCGGGGTACCACCATGCCGGCTGACGCGCCCAGCGCTTGCAGTACGCGCCAGACGATCAGAGCCTGGACACTGCCGGTCAGGGCGCAGCCCATGGCGGAAACGGTGTAGAGCACCAGTCCGCACAGCAGGGGCGGTTTTCGACCGTAGCGGTCGGCCAGTGGGCCGTAGATCAGTTGGGAGAGGGCCAGTCCGACGAAATAGGCGGACAAGGTGCGTTCAATTTCCCCCAACTGCGCGTGCAGCCCCAGGGCCATGGCCGGAAAGGCCGGGAGATACATGTCGGTGGAAAACGGGCCGATCGCGGTCAACGCGCCCATCAGGATCAACCAGCCGGGCAGCCTGCGAGACGGGAATTCGGACAACGACATGAGAGCAAGCGTGCGGACGCAGTTTGCGCCGAGAAGGACGGAACCCGGAAAAAACACCGTGAGACGGGCCAGCCGAGAACGAACTGTGCAATGTATCACGTGGGGAAATACATGCGCTCGCAAGTAAATTCCGATACATTTCCAAGGTTCGATCATTAGGGGAGTAAGTTCGTGAACCCGTTGTTGTCCGCCGTGGATCGGAAACTGAAGGCCATGACGCAGATGCCGGTCCAATTGGTTATGCCCGATGGCACGGCTCTGGGGGCGTCCGATCCGCGCGTCAAGTTCACCGTGCGCGACAAGAAGTCGCTGGTTCATCTGGCGGAAGGCTCGGCCGGCGTGCTCGGCCAGGATTACGTCGAAGGCCTGATCGATATCGATGGCACCATGCGCGACGTCATGGCGGCTGCGGCGCAGATGTTGCCGGATTCGCCCATCGAGGCGGCGCGTACCGGCCGGCTGACCGAACTGGTGCGCAAGCTCATTTCCATCTGGCGCCA from Bordetella sp. FB-8 encodes:
- the rpmG gene encoding 50S ribosomal protein L33, which produces MAAKGNREKIKLESTAGTGHFYTTTKNKRNTPDKMLFKKYDPVARKHVEYKETKLK
- the rpmB gene encoding 50S ribosomal protein L28, which codes for MARVCQVTGKGPMVGNNVSHANNKTKRRFLPNLQSRRFWVESENRWVRLRVTTKAIRTIDKNGIDAVLADLRARGEAV
- the nadA gene encoding quinolinate synthase NadA; protein product: MGQAIRKVEYDRPQGAACGVGQAWARVPDVTCGAQRAALKERIRALLERERAVLVAHYYVDPELQELADETGGCVADSLEMARFGRDHPAHTLVVAGVRFMGETAKILSPGKRILMPDLDATCSLDLGCPADEFSAFCDEHPDRTVVVYANTSAAVKARADWMVTSSIGLEIVADLHARGEKILWAPDRHLGGYIQKQTGADMLLWQGSCLVHDEFKGIELDLLRAEYPDAKILVHPESPESVVALADVVGSTTQLIEAAVRLDAQRFIVATDLGILHKMRLAAPGKTFIEAPTAGNSATCKSCAHCPWMAMNGLANLADVLERGHNEIRMDASIGERARLPIDRMLAFAAERKRRVQASGDLARDGALFSQVGPA
- the nadC gene encoding carboxylating nicotinate-nucleotide diphosphorylase; this translates as MGALELLAADAVSPVVGEVRAQYGAALDAAIARNVADALEEDVGSGDQTGRLVPAGQTRDARIVVREDAVLCGVLWFDAVARRVDPRIEVRWGYREGDRMAAGTVVCSLRGPARALLTAERNAMNFLQLLSGVASVTRRYVDLIAHTATRILDTRKTLPGLRLAQKYAVRVGGGANQRLALYDGILIKENHIAAAGGVGPALDAALALDAGVPIQIEVETLDQLETALAHGAKSVLLDNFSFDMMRDAVKCAAGRAVLEVSGGVNFETVRTIAETGVDRVSIGALTKDVRATDFSMRIV
- the nadB gene encoding L-aspartate oxidase, with the translated sequence MNFDAAIVGSGLAGLSVALNLAETHRVAVVAKRAMDEGASDYAQGGIAAVLDSADSVESHVDDTLVAGGGLCDQAATRHIVEHGRQAIEWLIAQGVPFTKDSAAELGFHLTREGGHSHRRIIHAADATGHAVLQTLLARARAHPNITILEDHHAIDVITSDRLGLPGRRCHGLYALDLKNDRTVTIQAPHTVLATGGAGKVYLYTTNPDTATGDGIAMAWRAGCRVANMEFIQFHPTCLFHPHAKSFLISEAVRGEGGILRLPDGTRFMPAHDARAELAPRDIVARAIDFEIKKHGIDCVHLDISHQPPQFLQEHFPTILARCREFGIDIAREPIPVVPAAHYTCGGVVTDLAGRTDLAGLYAVGETACTGLHGANRLASNSLLECLVIGRSAAEAIEAAGPGAGVQAPLPNWDESRVSDSDEEVVVAHNWDELRRLMWNYVGIVRTDKRLERAQHRLALLHDEILEYYANFRITRDLLELRNLVDVATLIVQSARSRRESRGLHYSRDWPDVLPKALPTVLAPGQMRF
- a CDS encoding multidrug effflux MFS transporter — translated: MSLSEFPSRRLPGWLILMGALTAIGPFSTDMYLPAFPAMALGLHAQLGEIERTLSAYFVGLALSQLIYGPLADRYGRKPPLLCGLVLYTVSAMGCALTGSVQALIVWRVLQALGASAGMVVPRAVVRDHYATQDAARALSLMMLIMGLAPMLAPLAGGQLVALGWRSLFWAMAGVGLVLLVMVALRMRESLPSEKALPLHWRTIFTNYRGLLGHRGFMAHTLTGGMSQAGMFAYIAGSPHLFIEVYGVPARYYGLFFGGNAMALIVGAQISAFLLRRHPSLRLQRRALIALSLAALMGLSMALSGAITLWLATAYIAVYMFSNGFVNPNSAALALSEQGRRLGAASALLGAIQYSCSALASTAISLWQADSALPLTTVMAACACLSWLFGRMARGSATAHAATA